One Candidatus Nitrosocosmicus arcticus DNA window includes the following coding sequences:
- a CDS encoding fused DSP-PTPase phosphatase/NAD kinase-like protein: MALIGDIYRWFYGRLLRKPSNFNWVIPNKLAGSGLLKTHREFEWTLDQGIRSIVTIRETLLPSKYFETKKTEGHDKKIVVDCLHIKVEDHDAPNLEVLVKTTDYIDKHVENEKPVLIHCNA, from the coding sequence ATGGCTCTCATTGGTGACATATACAGATGGTTTTATGGAAGACTCTTACGTAAACCATCTAATTTTAATTGGGTTATCCCTAATAAACTGGCTGGCTCTGGACTCTTAAAAACTCATAGAGAATTTGAATGGACATTGGATCAAGGTATTAGAAGTATAGTCACTATAAGAGAAACACTATTACCTTCAAAATATTTTGAAACGAAGAAAACGGAGGGTCATGACAAGAAAATAGTTGTAGACTGCCTCCACATAAAAGTAGAAGACCATGATGCGCCAAACCTAGAAGTCTTGGTAAAAACAACTGACTATATAGACAAGCATGTCGAAAATGAAAAACCAGTCCTTATTCATTGTAATGCATGA
- a CDS encoding iron-containing alcohol dehydrogenase has translation MKKTFQGNVWKILIPKKIAYGENAAKEFDYPENALIITTTESKIYEKWIEYMGIKNYHIYDKVTPDPAIETIETIKNEFDGKNVSCYIGLGGGSSLDVCKYLSKMTGVPKILIPTTFGTGAEMTTYAVISFDHKKKLLQDEAFLADAAVIDPYFLPGTPFNIMRNSACDAAAQASEGYDSKLANPLTKLFCKEAFDILEDAIINDKPELLPYGAMLSGIGFGNSSTTLGHALSYVFSNEGMPHGYSLSSCTTVAHKFNNSIYYDRFKKIAQKLKFEPLKLNQSLDAAADVIMPDRGHLDNNPREVTKQDIIECLEDIVNSNPLA, from the coding sequence TTGAAAAAAACATTTCAGGGTAATGTGTGGAAGATTTTAATTCCAAAAAAAATAGCATATGGGGAAAATGCCGCAAAGGAATTTGATTACCCTGAAAATGCATTAATAATAACTACTACAGAGAGCAAGATTTATGAAAAATGGATAGAGTATATGGGAATAAAAAATTATCACATTTATGATAAAGTCACTCCTGATCCAGCTATTGAAACCATTGAAACCATAAAAAACGAATTTGATGGAAAGAATGTCTCATGTTATATCGGGTTGGGCGGTGGTAGCTCACTTGACGTATGTAAATACTTGAGTAAGATGACTGGAGTCCCAAAAATTCTGATACCTACTACATTTGGAACTGGGGCAGAAATGACCACTTATGCCGTGATTAGTTTTGATCACAAGAAGAAACTGTTACAGGATGAGGCTTTCTTAGCTGATGCTGCTGTTATCGACCCTTACTTTTTGCCTGGTACTCCATTTAATATTATGCGCAATTCTGCATGTGACGCTGCAGCACAAGCTTCTGAAGGATATGATAGCAAGTTGGCAAATCCTCTAACAAAATTATTTTGTAAAGAGGCATTTGATATCCTCGAGGACGCGATAATCAACGATAAACCTGAGTTATTGCCTTATGGGGCTATGCTTTCAGGCATAGGCTTCGGCAACTCATCAACTACCTTAGGACATGCCTTGTCTTATGTTTTTTCTAACGAGGGCATGCCTCATGGATATTCTTTATCATCATGCACAACCGTTGCTCACAAGTTCAACAATTCTATCTACTATGACAGATTCAAGAAAATAGCCCAAAAACTAAAATTTGAGCCCCTAAAGCTCAACCAATCTCTGGATGCCGCAGCTGATGTTATTATGCCTGATCGGGGGCATTTAGATAATAATCCGAGGGAAGTTACAAAACAGGACATTATAGAATGTCTTGAAGATATTGTAAACAGTAATCCGCTTGCGTAA
- a CDS encoding GTP-dependent dephospho-CoA kinase family protein, which translates to MGLLKEPFGVLIKDDNINKESLNREIGSAHKIITVGDTTTEKLVCLGYIPDISVVDGKEKRVKKPKIFEYPTDKVLHFENKPGELDEHVITKIMQLTQSNLESKIQFIIEGEEDLVALPFLMFSPDNWVICYGQPYDGLVLVRVNEDSRNRAKLIFNKVFNI; encoded by the coding sequence TTGGGTCTTTTAAAGGAGCCTTTTGGGGTATTAATTAAAGACGATAATATCAATAAAGAGTCCTTAAACCGAGAAATTGGCAGTGCACACAAGATTATAACGGTAGGAGATACTACTACTGAAAAATTGGTGTGTTTGGGGTATATTCCTGACATCTCGGTTGTAGATGGGAAGGAAAAAAGGGTAAAAAAACCCAAAATCTTTGAGTATCCCACAGACAAAGTTTTACATTTTGAGAATAAACCCGGAGAACTCGATGAACATGTAATTACAAAAATAATGCAATTAACTCAAAGCAATTTGGAAAGCAAGATCCAATTCATTATTGAGGGCGAGGAAGATTTGGTTGCACTTCCGTTCCTCATGTTTTCGCCAGATAATTGGGTTATTTGTTATGGACAACCATATGACGGCTTGGTATTAGTACGGGTAAACGAAGACTCTAGGAACAGAGCCAAGTTAATATTTAATAAAGTCTTTAACATTTAA
- the nadC gene encoding carboxylating nicotinate-nucleotide diphosphorylase, which produces MKNYNNFYNSSDSNREQEREQGKVQPFKSEVEKRDTLVGFLNEDIGTGDITSDILIPEETISKGTIVCKNGGRSIIVSGLSEAKIIFDICGCEATLLVDDGAKIAKGIDVLIVEGSSRSILKGERTALNLLMRMSGISTRTNQFIEKLGELSKTVRISSTRKTDPGLRYFDKRAVVIGGGISHRVRLDQLILIKDNHIAIVGSVKKAIEKARSVYGNKRKIECEVIDFNGIVEAIESGADIVMLDNFKPEEVKESLDRIRKLGLRNKIIIEISGGINLDNIYDYAIAKPDVISIGSLTHSVQSIDFSLEIPG; this is translated from the coding sequence TTGAAAAATTATAACAATTTTTATAATTCAAGCGATTCAAATCGTGAGCAGGAGAGAGAGCAAGGAAAGGTTCAACCATTCAAGTCCGAAGTAGAAAAAAGGGATACGCTGGTCGGTTTTTTAAACGAGGATATTGGAACGGGAGACATTACAAGTGATATACTGATTCCAGAAGAGACCATCTCCAAGGGAACAATAGTTTGTAAAAACGGCGGAAGAAGCATAATAGTTAGCGGACTTTCAGAGGCCAAAATTATTTTTGATATTTGCGGGTGCGAAGCCACCCTATTAGTTGATGATGGTGCAAAAATTGCAAAAGGTATTGATGTGCTAATAGTAGAAGGGTCATCAAGATCGATTCTAAAAGGAGAAAGAACCGCACTTAATCTTTTAATGCGCATGAGCGGAATATCTACTCGGACTAACCAGTTTATCGAAAAATTAGGAGAATTGTCAAAAACTGTAAGAATTTCCTCAACAAGAAAAACTGATCCAGGATTAAGGTATTTTGATAAGAGAGCCGTAGTCATCGGTGGTGGCATATCCCATAGAGTAAGACTTGATCAACTGATACTAATAAAGGATAATCATATCGCAATTGTTGGTTCTGTGAAAAAAGCTATTGAAAAGGCCAGGTCAGTGTATGGAAATAAAAGGAAAATAGAGTGCGAGGTAATTGATTTTAATGGCATTGTTGAAGCGATAGAATCCGGGGCGGACATAGTAATGTTAGATAATTTTAAACCAGAAGAGGTCAAAGAGTCGCTAGATAGAATTAGGAAATTAGGCTTACGCAATAAAATCATTATTGAAATTTCTGGGGGGATAAATTTGGATAATATTTATGATTATGCCATCGCCAAACCAGATGTTATTTCTATTGGGTCGTTAACTCATTCAGTTCAATCAATAGATTTTAGCCTTGAAATTCCTGGGTAG
- a CDS encoding formyltetrahydrofolate deformylase produces MGDTGTNHTDSKNTKTHVEVTIVGKDKEGIVADTTNYIFRNGGNIEKINQNVVKGLFGMHLEASFPVIDKLKMQKGLDELGKKLAMEVKVHFHEENKVKNVAILVSREDHCLLKILNSRASGEINCNISLIIGSDEKLKSIADSFSIPFYFVSHVEQSVAESVILQLVESFDIDLIVLARYMRILTPNFVWRYPNRIINIHPSLLPAFPGAFAYVQAYERGAKIIGCTAHFVIEDLDQGPIIIQESFKVLTEDTLESIKIKGQIAEALALFEAVKLFIEDRLEVYWGKVSYK; encoded by the coding sequence ATGGGAGATACCGGTACAAATCATACAGATTCTAAGAATACTAAAACACATGTTGAAGTTACTATTGTGGGTAAAGATAAAGAAGGAATAGTAGCTGATACGACTAACTACATATTTAGAAACGGTGGAAACATTGAAAAGATAAACCAGAATGTAGTAAAAGGACTCTTTGGAATGCATCTTGAGGCGTCATTTCCAGTAATAGATAAATTAAAAATGCAAAAGGGTTTGGACGAGTTAGGCAAAAAACTAGCTATGGAAGTGAAAGTACACTTCCATGAGGAGAACAAAGTCAAGAATGTGGCAATCCTAGTAAGTAGAGAAGACCATTGTTTGTTGAAAATTTTAAATTCTCGCGCCTCTGGAGAAATAAATTGCAATATCTCTTTGATAATTGGTTCTGATGAAAAACTAAAATCGATTGCAGATTCCTTTTCCATACCATTCTATTTTGTAAGCCACGTGGAACAAAGTGTTGCGGAGAGTGTAATTTTACAACTTGTTGAAAGTTTTGATATTGACCTAATCGTCTTGGCAAGGTATATGAGAATTCTAACACCTAATTTTGTATGGCGCTATCCAAATAGGATCATAAACATTCATCCATCTTTATTGCCTGCTTTTCCTGGAGCTTTTGCGTATGTACAAGCTTATGAAAGGGGTGCCAAAATAATTGGATGTACCGCACACTTTGTAATAGAAGACTTAGATCAAGGACCCATAATTATTCAAGAATCATTTAAGGTTTTGACAGAAGACACATTGGAATCTATCAAGATAAAAGGTCAAATTGCTGAAGCTCTTGCACTGTTTGAAGCAGTAAAGCTGTTTATAGAAGATAGATTAGAGGTATACTGGGGCAAAGTCAGTTATAAATAA
- a CDS encoding 30S ribosomal protein S30e, with the protein MPTHGSLTKAGKVRGQTPKIEARERTSPSSKVRNKNNFIKRFEKRIQPGQKKPERMGRR; encoded by the coding sequence ATGCCGACTCACGGATCATTAACTAAAGCTGGAAAGGTTAGAGGTCAAACTCCCAAAATAGAAGCACGTGAAAGAACTAGCCCTTCATCTAAAGTTAGGAATAAGAATAATTTCATAAAAAGATTTGAAAAAAGGATTCAACCAGGACAGAAAAAGCCAGAAAGAATGGGTAGACGCTAA
- a CDS encoding Mrp/NBP35 family ATP-binding protein, translating to MVTVDKVISALKNVKDPELHKDIVSMGMIKDIAIDEDKLAFTLELTTPACPFNSEIEQDVRNAISTLGINDLKLKVTARVMEGRTITMDQILPGVKNILAVASGKGGVGKTTVSVNLAVALAKTGAKVGILDADVYGPSVPLMLGLKEVPEVTGGKIQPPITENVKVMSMGFFYEQSQQAGIYRGPIIAGIVKQFITDVNWGELDYLIIDLPPGTGDAPLTMAQTIPITGILIVTTPQEVAMNVAVKSIGMFNKLNIPIIGVIENMSYLKCPNCDEKIHIFGEGGGMKISEQFKVPFIGEIPLTTQIMKGSDSGVSVIISEPTSEYAQAFNKISKITAGRISVIASELMDQEKEQEKEQEK from the coding sequence ATGGTTACTGTAGATAAAGTCATTAGTGCCTTAAAAAATGTTAAAGATCCTGAATTACACAAAGATATTGTATCTATGGGTATGATAAAAGATATTGCTATTGACGAAGATAAACTTGCTTTTACATTGGAATTAACTACACCTGCATGTCCCTTTAATAGCGAGATTGAACAGGATGTGAGAAATGCTATTTCAACCTTAGGAATCAATGATTTAAAACTTAAAGTCACAGCCAGAGTAATGGAGGGCAGGACAATAACTATGGATCAGATTCTGCCTGGAGTGAAAAATATACTAGCTGTTGCAAGTGGGAAGGGGGGTGTCGGAAAAACCACTGTTTCTGTGAATTTAGCCGTAGCCCTTGCAAAAACAGGTGCTAAAGTTGGTATATTGGATGCAGACGTTTATGGGCCCAGCGTACCTTTGATGTTGGGACTAAAAGAGGTCCCAGAGGTTACAGGTGGTAAGATTCAGCCTCCAATTACTGAAAATGTTAAAGTAATGTCGATGGGATTCTTTTATGAACAGTCTCAACAAGCGGGAATATACCGTGGGCCTATTATTGCAGGTATAGTAAAACAGTTCATAACAGACGTAAATTGGGGCGAGCTGGATTATCTTATTATTGATTTGCCACCTGGTACTGGTGATGCTCCCCTTACTATGGCACAAACAATACCAATTACCGGAATCCTTATTGTGACAACGCCTCAAGAGGTGGCTATGAATGTAGCGGTTAAATCAATCGGTATGTTCAACAAATTAAACATACCGATAATAGGTGTGATAGAAAATATGAGCTATCTTAAATGTCCTAATTGTGATGAAAAAATACATATTTTTGGAGAGGGTGGAGGAATGAAAATTAGTGAACAGTTCAAAGTTCCTTTTATTGGCGAGATACCTTTAACCACTCAAATTATGAAAGGAAGCGATAGTGGAGTGTCTGTCATAATTTCTGAACCAACGTCTGAATATGCTCAGGCTTTTAACAAAATCTCCAAAATAACCGCAGGAAGAATAAGCGTTATTGCATCAGAACTGATGGATCAAGAAAAAGAACAAGAAAAAGAACAAGAAAAATAG
- the nadA gene encoding quinolinate synthase NadA — translation MAVLKLDYTKEIQRLKKEKNAIILAHNYQISEVQDISDFIGDSLKLSKLAGETDASVIVFCGVHFMAETASIISPHKKVLIPDLEAGCSLASSINPQELLRWKGENPDATVVSYVNTSAEIKALSDYCCTSSNAVKVVQSIPKATPILFLPDMFLGAYVAEVTKRDNIKVWPGECHVHAGITDKDINSMLQKYSKAEFLVHPECSCTSSTLYHVSKGDIDRDCKILSTEGMMKEASSSKNNQFLIATEVGILHRMREENPSKEFIPVKKDAICKYMKKITVEKVYDSLLNDVYEVKVPENIARKAIIPIERMLAIS, via the coding sequence ATGGCTGTATTGAAACTAGACTACACGAAGGAAATTCAAAGACTAAAGAAAGAAAAAAATGCAATAATTCTGGCTCATAACTACCAAATTTCTGAAGTTCAAGATATATCTGACTTTATTGGAGATTCTCTTAAATTATCCAAATTAGCTGGGGAAACTGATGCTTCAGTTATCGTATTTTGCGGTGTCCATTTCATGGCTGAAACAGCTTCAATAATAAGTCCACACAAGAAAGTATTGATACCTGATTTAGAAGCTGGATGTTCACTTGCTTCTTCTATTAATCCACAAGAACTCTTAAGATGGAAAGGGGAAAATCCGGATGCCACGGTTGTAAGCTATGTGAATACATCTGCAGAGATAAAGGCTCTATCAGATTATTGTTGCACCTCATCTAATGCAGTAAAGGTAGTACAGAGTATTCCAAAGGCGACTCCAATCCTGTTCTTACCCGACATGTTTTTGGGAGCTTATGTTGCAGAGGTAACGAAAAGAGATAATATCAAAGTATGGCCTGGTGAATGTCATGTACATGCTGGTATTACAGACAAAGACATCAATTCGATGTTACAAAAGTATTCAAAAGCCGAATTTTTGGTTCACCCTGAATGTAGCTGTACTTCCTCTACACTTTACCACGTATCTAAAGGGGATATAGATAGAGATTGTAAAATATTATCAACAGAAGGGATGATGAAAGAGGCTAGCTCATCAAAAAACAATCAGTTCCTAATAGCCACAGAAGTGGGAATACTTCATAGAATGCGGGAAGAAAATCCATCTAAAGAATTTATCCCTGTAAAAAAAGACGCAATATGTAAATATATGAAAAAAATAACTGTCGAAAAAGTCTACGATTCACTCCTCAATGATGTTTATGAGGTTAAAGTTCCTGAAAATATCGCAAGAAAAGCCATAATACCGATAGAAAGAATGCTGGCAATCTCTTGA
- a CDS encoding DNA-directed RNA polymerase, giving the protein MFAIAHMSDVVRIPPSKLTNSLKLTAIGILKEKYESMVNAELGYVILIIDAETNSVGKVIAGDGATYHKVSFTALTFYPKLHEVVEGEVVEITDFGAFVRIGPTDALLHLSQITDDYLKSDVKQGLILSNQSEKTLRISSKIRARITAISLGKSASMGKIGITCRQPFLGALEWVEKEIRRAQGAASGENSNSKDSNADKKNADSSQARAAKKDKR; this is encoded by the coding sequence ATGTTTGCTATAGCACATATGTCCGATGTAGTAAGAATTCCACCTAGTAAGCTAACTAATTCTCTAAAGTTAACTGCAATTGGTATCCTAAAAGAAAAATATGAAAGTATGGTCAATGCAGAATTAGGGTATGTTATTTTGATTATAGATGCAGAAACCAACTCTGTAGGTAAGGTTATTGCTGGGGATGGAGCTACATACCACAAAGTAAGTTTTACAGCATTAACGTTTTATCCAAAACTGCACGAGGTCGTGGAGGGTGAGGTGGTAGAAATTACCGATTTTGGTGCATTTGTTAGAATAGGTCCAACCGACGCTCTTTTACACTTATCTCAGATCACAGATGATTATTTAAAAAGCGATGTGAAACAAGGTTTAATATTATCAAATCAATCTGAAAAGACTTTACGAATAAGCTCCAAAATACGGGCTAGAATCACAGCAATTAGCTTAGGAAAGAGTGCATCAATGGGCAAAATAGGAATCACATGTAGACAGCCATTTCTAGGGGCACTGGAATGGGTGGAAAAAGAGATACGGCGTGCACAAGGGGCAGCAAGTGGAGAAAATTCCAACAGTAAGGATAGCAATGCGGACAAAAAAAACGCAGATAGTTCTCAAGCTAGAGCGGCAAAAAAAGACAAGAGATAA
- a CDS encoding carboxyl transferase domain-containing protein, whose amino-acid sequence MREEKLKQYYDRKHSAEAGGGPDKVESQHSKGKLTTRERINLLLDPDTFTEIDRFVTHRGYDPDIKKYYGDGLVTGFGTISGRQVFICVYDFTVLGGSLEEMAGKKVSKVMEHALKGGCLIIGILELGGARIQEDVSFLDGYGDIFLKNAITSGVIAKINAGFGPSENNLRNFGLYRLSSLLIAYWNSKPIDTKIRYFCSILIIQVLRVLSYEASICISLLFTHPMINQRNEINEFI is encoded by the coding sequence ATGCGTGAGGAAAAACTAAAACAATATTACGACCGAAAACACAGTGCTGAAGCAGGTGGAGGTCCAGATAAAGTTGAATCTCAGCATTCCAAAGGGAAGCTAACTACGAGAGAGCGAATAAATCTTTTATTAGATCCCGATACATTTACCGAAATTGACAGATTTGTAACTCATCGAGGATATGATCCTGACATAAAAAAATATTATGGTGATGGTTTGGTAACTGGCTTTGGAACCATTAGCGGTAGACAAGTGTTCATCTGCGTTTATGATTTTACTGTTCTGGGTGGATCGCTAGAAGAAATGGCTGGAAAAAAAGTCTCTAAAGTTATGGAACATGCACTAAAGGGAGGATGTCTTATTATCGGTATTCTTGAATTGGGCGGGGCAAGGATCCAGGAAGATGTATCATTCCTGGATGGTTATGGTGATATTTTTCTCAAGAATGCAATAACATCAGGGGTGATTGCTAAAATTAATGCGGGTTTTGGACCTTCTGAAAATAATTTGCGGAACTTCGGTTTATATCGTCTGTCTTCATTATTAATTGCATATTGGAACTCGAAGCCTATTGATACTAAAATTAGGTATTTCTGCTCTATATTGATAATTCAAGTCCTACGAGTCCTATCTTATGAGGCATCAATCTGTATTTCACTCTTATTTACACATCCTATGATCAATCAAAGGAATGAAATAAATGAATTTATTTGA
- a CDS encoding SRPBCC family protein, giving the protein MTTINKSMDIAAPLSEVFTYFARPEHMADQFPENMGLNVIPLEVKNGFGVGTIFRISGDFDGKKLEWDCETIDYIPHKKIVAKMIEGPFKHWQITVDFDELEEKKTRTTLTVEYDMPMGPLGGLLDKVKLKKIAERGMENGLYRVKALLEGTGSIPVYITLEAYRKVLKEKERLKCSVSEAIVDIINQNQEQTTAKQIQ; this is encoded by the coding sequence ATGACTACCATTAATAAGAGTATGGATATTGCTGCTCCGTTGAGCGAAGTTTTCACTTATTTTGCGAGACCTGAACATATGGCAGATCAATTTCCAGAAAATATGGGTCTAAACGTAATTCCATTAGAAGTTAAAAACGGGTTTGGAGTAGGTACAATTTTTAGAATTAGCGGTGATTTTGATGGCAAAAAATTAGAATGGGATTGTGAAACCATTGATTACATTCCACATAAAAAAATAGTTGCAAAAATGATTGAAGGCCCGTTTAAGCATTGGCAGATTACTGTTGATTTTGATGAATTAGAGGAGAAAAAAACAAGGACAACATTAACAGTCGAATACGATATGCCTATGGGACCTCTCGGAGGCTTACTTGACAAAGTTAAGCTAAAGAAAATAGCTGAAAGAGGAATGGAAAATGGCTTGTATAGAGTTAAAGCATTGTTGGAAGGAACCGGCTCAATTCCAGTCTATATAACTCTAGAAGCCTATAGAAAGGTCTTAAAAGAGAAAGAGAGGTTGAAATGCTCAGTTTCTGAGGCAATTGTTGATATCATCAATCAGAATCAAGAACAAACTACAGCCAAACAAATCCAATAA
- a CDS encoding adenylate/guanylate cyclase domain-containing protein — translation MNLFDSGIPPEIIALQLDIEEVEVEEVIKDLNEKKDHKNNRLIGNKKVDNASVFYVDALIDIQKIITASQSSMWKALRSDPIFTAPFDETQEILSSYYNEKIKLLILNIDIVGSTKLSMNLPIERVSKIIQTFSQEMTKIIRLYGGYVLKYIGDAIIGFFNVSSDHLYTLCINAINCARTMINVINQGFNPVFSQYDYPEIGVRIGIDYGDNVIVKYYPYVENVNDLTRYDYKTIPKTSELISDKEPSYDILGYTISIATKMTTYAKVNHIIVGQLIYDVLSKEEQEYFSVVDINPENWNYISDETGSIYKLYLNRA, via the coding sequence GTGAATCTTTTTGACTCCGGAATTCCTCCAGAGATTATCGCTTTGCAGTTAGATATAGAGGAAGTGGAAGTGGAAGAGGTTATCAAGGATTTAAATGAAAAAAAAGATCATAAGAATAACAGGTTAATTGGCAACAAGAAGGTGGACAATGCCTCTGTTTTTTACGTAGACGCTCTAATAGATATTCAAAAAATTATTACTGCTTCCCAATCCAGTATGTGGAAAGCTCTGCGATCAGATCCCATTTTTACAGCTCCATTTGATGAAACACAAGAAATTCTCAGCAGCTATTATAATGAAAAAATTAAACTTCTAATCCTAAATATCGATATAGTAGGGTCTACGAAATTGTCCATGAACCTTCCAATAGAAAGAGTGTCTAAAATAATTCAAACTTTCAGTCAAGAGATGACCAAGATCATTCGCCTCTATGGAGGATATGTTTTAAAATACATCGGTGATGCAATAATTGGTTTTTTTAATGTTAGTTCGGACCATTTGTATACCCTCTGCATTAACGCAATAAATTGCGCCCGTACTATGATTAATGTCATTAATCAAGGATTCAATCCGGTATTTAGCCAATATGATTATCCTGAAATAGGTGTGAGAATTGGTATTGATTACGGTGATAATGTAATCGTAAAATATTATCCATATGTAGAGAATGTAAACGACCTAACACGGTATGATTACAAAACCATTCCAAAAACTAGCGAATTGATATCCGATAAGGAACCATCTTACGATATACTAGGATATACCATAAGTATCGCTACCAAAATGACTACTTACGCTAAAGTTAATCACATAATAGTAGGACAGTTAATTTATGATGTACTATCAAAAGAGGAACAAGAATATTTTTCTGTTGTCGACATCAATCCTGAAAACTGGAATTATATCAGTGACGAGACAGGATCAATATACAAACTTTATCTTAACCGCGCATAA
- a CDS encoding 50S ribosomal protein L15e — MYSHIAETWKTMLKTRSPEIKNKAYVWRREPTIHKIEHPSRIDRARALGYKAKQGIIIVRARVGRGGMRKQRPVSGRRPKHLGVVHIKQSISMKRVAERRVHEKYANLRVMGSYLLYQDGMYSWFEVILVDPNHPAIMKDKEMRSRINFN, encoded by the coding sequence ATGTACAGCCATATTGCGGAAACATGGAAGACAATGTTGAAAACGAGATCTCCAGAAATAAAGAATAAAGCGTATGTATGGAGAAGAGAACCTACAATACATAAGATAGAACACCCAAGTCGCATAGATAGGGCTAGAGCACTAGGTTACAAAGCTAAACAAGGCATAATTATAGTAAGAGCACGTGTTGGCAGAGGAGGAATGAGAAAGCAACGTCCTGTATCAGGCAGAAGACCAAAACACCTCGGTGTAGTTCACATTAAACAAAGCATTAGCATGAAAAGAGTAGCGGAAAGACGTGTCCACGAAAAGTACGCCAATTTGAGGGTAATGGGATCATATTTGCTTTATCAAGACGGAATGTATTCCTGGTTTGAAGTAATACTAGTAGATCCAAATCATCCAGCTATCATGAAGGATAAAGAAATGAGAAGTAGAATAAATTTTAACTAA
- a CDS encoding creatininase family protein, protein MEIKNISQNKFSSLIKDFNFDSAILPLGSIEQHGDHLPFSTDTLIVEHISNIVSIKSKAFLLPSIFYGVSYEHEPLFNVSIDYNILVDFISCICQSLSMHGIKRIYVINGHHGNIGLLQYVGQNLLSKYAMNSDFFYFINYWQMLETGFDHAGEVETSIMMALHPNLVRMDLAQTGLDIKGQESESLFKLGTNMSINNPAGFVKFTKNGIWGNPFNADAMEGKKMLSQVIEKILSLIIDPKYK, encoded by the coding sequence ATGGAAATCAAGAATATCAGTCAAAACAAATTTTCCAGTTTGATTAAAGATTTCAATTTTGATTCCGCCATTTTGCCTCTTGGTTCCATAGAGCAGCACGGAGATCATTTGCCATTTTCGACAGATACCCTTATTGTAGAACATATTTCGAATATTGTATCAATTAAATCGAAAGCCTTCTTACTTCCTTCTATTTTCTATGGCGTATCGTATGAACATGAGCCACTCTTTAATGTATCGATAGACTACAACATTTTAGTCGATTTCATCTCCTGTATATGTCAGTCGCTCTCAATGCACGGTATCAAACGGATTTATGTTATCAATGGGCATCACGGGAATATTGGCCTCTTACAATATGTAGGGCAGAATTTGTTATCAAAATATGCTATGAATTCAGACTTTTTTTATTTTATAAACTATTGGCAAATGCTTGAGACAGGATTTGATCATGCAGGAGAAGTAGAAACGTCCATCATGATGGCTCTTCATCCAAATCTCGTCCGTATGGATCTTGCACAGACAGGATTGGATATAAAAGGTCAAGAAAGCGAATCATTGTTTAAATTGGGTACAAACATGTCAATTAACAATCCAGCAGGGTTTGTGAAATTTACTAAAAATGGAATATGGGGAAATCCCTTTAATGCCGATGCCATGGAAGGAAAGAAAATGCTTTCTCAGGTGATAGAGAAAATTTTGTCTTTAATAATAGACCCTAAATATAAGTAA
- the spt4 gene encoding transcription elongation factor subunit Spt4 — protein sequence MLPREFACKKCKALTTGKMCSVCKSTELSKDWFGILLILHPEKSKVAATLGISVPHKYALKVT from the coding sequence GTGTTGCCAAGAGAATTCGCCTGTAAGAAATGCAAGGCCTTAACCACTGGAAAAATGTGCTCAGTTTGTAAGTCTACTGAATTATCCAAAGACTGGTTTGGAATTTTATTGATACTTCATCCAGAAAAATCAAAGGTCGCTGCTACATTGGGAATATCAGTTCCTCATAAATATGCTTTAAAAGTTACATAA